One Kribbella sp. NBC_00662 genomic region harbors:
- a CDS encoding glycosyl hydrolase family 18 protein, whose product MSRLRLLAATSAVAATALLTAAGVSLAGPDTATTANAATTAQASSGGVKTAYFTQWGIYANAFYPKNLITTGAAGKLDFLNYAFANIDPTNHTCFMANKAASQDENNPNAGDGAGDAFADYGKSYGADISVDGVGDVWNQPIQGNFNQLKKLKAKYPNLKILISIGGWTYSKYFSDAASTDAKRKAFVSSCVNMFLKGDLPVIDGFGGAGSAAGIFDGVDIDWEYPGSPNGHVGNHYSAADKQNFTSLLAEFRTQLDAYGSQTGKRYYLTAATPAGQDKIATIETNKIGQYLDYNNVMTYDMHGGWEATGPTNFQDPLYTAPNDPSNPIPPGQGKYSVDAAVKAWTTGDSAYGIPGGFPANKLSIGYPFYYRGWKGVPATANGKYQTATGPADGHALSGNVPGVSFYKELTGFVDNPSSTYFDDATKSSWFYSNGTFWSGDNAQSIKAKADYQHCNGLAGAMMYSLEALDPGVTLFNNVVDAVNANTAGCSGPPTTPPTTPPTTPPTTPPTTPPTTPPTTPPTTPPTTPPTSATPWAPNTTYATGALVTYNGVTYKCIQGHTSLTGWEPPNVPALWGRV is encoded by the coding sequence ATGAGTCGATTACGTCTGCTCGCCGCCACCTCAGCCGTCGCGGCCACCGCCCTGCTCACCGCCGCCGGAGTGTCCCTCGCCGGCCCGGACACCGCCACCACTGCCAATGCCGCCACCACGGCGCAGGCGAGCAGTGGTGGCGTCAAGACGGCGTACTTCACCCAGTGGGGTATCTACGCCAACGCCTTCTACCCCAAGAACCTGATCACCACCGGCGCGGCCGGGAAGCTGGACTTCCTGAACTACGCGTTCGCGAACATCGATCCGACGAACCACACCTGCTTCATGGCCAACAAAGCCGCGTCACAGGACGAGAACAACCCGAACGCCGGTGACGGCGCGGGTGACGCGTTCGCGGACTACGGCAAGTCGTACGGCGCTGACATCAGCGTCGACGGCGTCGGTGACGTGTGGAACCAGCCGATCCAGGGGAACTTCAACCAGCTCAAGAAGCTCAAGGCGAAGTACCCGAACCTGAAGATCCTGATCTCGATCGGCGGCTGGACGTACTCGAAGTACTTCTCCGACGCGGCCTCGACCGACGCCAAGCGCAAGGCCTTCGTCAGCTCGTGCGTGAACATGTTCCTCAAGGGCGACCTGCCGGTCATCGACGGCTTCGGTGGCGCCGGGTCCGCAGCGGGCATCTTCGACGGCGTCGACATCGACTGGGAGTACCCGGGCTCGCCGAACGGTCACGTCGGCAACCACTACAGCGCCGCCGACAAGCAGAACTTCACGTCGCTGCTGGCCGAGTTCCGCACCCAGCTCGATGCGTACGGCAGCCAGACCGGCAAGCGGTACTACCTGACCGCCGCCACTCCGGCCGGCCAGGACAAGATCGCCACGATCGAGACCAACAAGATCGGGCAGTACCTCGACTACAACAACGTGATGACGTACGACATGCACGGCGGCTGGGAAGCCACCGGGCCGACGAACTTCCAGGACCCGCTCTACACGGCGCCGAACGACCCGAGCAACCCGATCCCACCGGGTCAGGGCAAGTACTCCGTCGACGCCGCGGTGAAGGCGTGGACGACCGGCGACTCGGCGTACGGCATCCCCGGTGGGTTCCCGGCGAACAAGCTGAGCATCGGATACCCCTTCTACTACAGGGGATGGAAGGGTGTGCCGGCCACGGCCAACGGCAAGTACCAGACCGCGACCGGACCGGCCGACGGACACGCACTGAGCGGCAACGTGCCTGGTGTCTCGTTCTACAAGGAGCTCACCGGCTTCGTCGACAACCCGTCGTCGACGTACTTCGACGACGCGACGAAGTCCTCGTGGTTCTACAGCAACGGCACGTTCTGGTCCGGTGACAACGCCCAGTCGATCAAGGCCAAGGCCGACTACCAGCACTGCAACGGTCTGGCCGGCGCGATGATGTACTCCCTCGAGGCACTCGACCCCGGCGTCACCCTCTTCAACAACGTGGTCGACGCGGTCAACGCCAACACCGCCGGCTGCAGCGGCCCTCCGACAACACCGCCTACAACTCCCCCGACCACTCCGCCCACGACACCGCCCACAACTCCCCCGACCACGCCTCCCACCACGCCGCCGACGACACCTCCCACGACGCCGCCCACCTCAGCCACTCCGTGGGCGCCGAACACGACGTACGCGACCGGTGCGCTGGTGACCTACAACGGCGTCACCTACAAGTGCATCCAGGGCCACACTTCCCTGACCGGCTGGGAGCCACCGAACGTCCCCGCACTCTGGGGCCGGGTCTGA
- a CDS encoding type II secretion system F family protein encodes MNPAFLAAVLALLTCVLALPPPTAGLRRLQTSKPSNLARPQPTESQPTDSQPTDARLTEDQPTRSQLRTRLIRAALLTPPTALATAILGPQALVSTLAITAVLTLIANQRAQHQRQKSTAARRATIIEALDVLAADLTAGRPPIAALEGAASINPDLEVAHAAAKLGADVPTALIRASTQPGATSLRALAAAWRVTEESGAAFATLTERLANSLRADEAIHRQTESSLAGARSTARILAVLPAFGIALGYALGAHPLTFLTTTPPGWLCLTAGLALTATGLHWTTRLATHPT; translated from the coding sequence ATGAACCCAGCCTTCCTCGCCGCCGTCCTCGCCCTCCTCACCTGCGTCCTCGCACTCCCACCCCCAACCGCAGGCCTCCGGCGCCTACAAACCAGCAAGCCCTCCAACCTCGCCCGCCCACAACCCACCGAGTCACAACCCACCGACTCACAACCCACCGACGCACGACTCACCGAAGACCAACCGACCCGCAGCCAACTCCGGACCCGACTGATCCGCGCCGCCCTCCTGACCCCTCCAACCGCCCTAGCCACAGCGATCCTCGGCCCACAAGCCCTCGTCTCAACCCTCGCGATCACCGCAGTCCTGACCCTGATCGCCAACCAACGAGCCCAACACCAACGCCAGAAATCCACCGCCGCCCGCCGCGCCACGATCATCGAAGCCCTCGACGTACTGGCAGCCGACCTCACCGCAGGCCGCCCGCCAATCGCCGCCCTGGAGGGCGCAGCCTCCATCAACCCCGACCTAGAGGTCGCCCACGCCGCAGCCAAGCTAGGCGCCGACGTCCCCACCGCCCTCATCCGAGCATCCACACAGCCAGGCGCCACAAGCCTCCGAGCTCTAGCCGCCGCCTGGCGCGTCACCGAAGAATCCGGCGCCGCCTTCGCCACCCTCACCGAACGCCTCGCCAACTCCCTCCGAGCCGACGAAGCCATCCACCGCCAAACCGAATCCAGCCTCGCCGGCGCCCGCTCCACCGCCCGAATCCTCGCCGTCCTCCCCGCCTTCGGCATAGCCCTCGGCTACGCCCTAGGCGCCCACCCCCTCACCTTCCTAACCACCACCCCACCCGGCTGGCTCTGCCTAACAGCAGGCCTAGCCCTAACCGCCACCGGCCTCCACTGGACCACCCGCCTCGCCACCCACCCGACCTGA
- a CDS encoding TadE family type IV pilus minor pilin, which produces MTAELAIALPVLFSLLLLGIWSISLVVLNIRCIDAARDVARAVARGEPLDQAKAIGQRTVPTGAITITRDSSDVHVTVSATPTHTPPLLTLLAPTRLTATATLQAEPETAP; this is translated from the coding sequence GTGACGGCTGAGCTCGCGATCGCACTTCCGGTGCTGTTTTCCCTGCTCCTATTGGGCATCTGGTCCATCAGCCTCGTCGTGCTCAACATCCGCTGCATCGATGCCGCCCGAGACGTCGCCCGCGCAGTAGCTCGCGGCGAACCACTCGATCAAGCAAAAGCCATCGGTCAGCGCACCGTCCCCACCGGCGCGATCACCATCACCCGCGACTCCTCAGACGTCCACGTAACTGTCTCCGCAACCCCCACCCACACCCCACCACTCCTCACGCTCCTAGCCCCCACCCGCCTAACAGCAACCGCCACCCTCCAAGCCGAACCAGAGACAGCCCCGTGA
- a CDS encoding DUF4244 domain-containing protein has product MSIPVVAPSNNPHPHVAEARSLATPNPSTPDFEATHCDSSNFSNPDSEATHCRTSTPFDSRISGHIPSHMPEHLLPNTPNQFLPDTREHRRARTLRRLRPRTLRDLRTRTERGAATAEYAVTIVAACGLGGILVALLKSPVMQNALKALINYALKLAGVDGVHL; this is encoded by the coding sequence ATGTCCATCCCAGTAGTAGCCCCCAGCAACAACCCCCACCCCCACGTCGCCGAAGCCCGCTCCCTCGCAACCCCCAACCCGTCCACCCCCGACTTCGAAGCCACTCACTGCGACAGCTCCAACTTCTCCAACCCCGACTCCGAGGCCACTCACTGCCGCACCTCCACCCCCTTCGACTCCCGCATCTCCGGCCACATCCCGTCCCACATGCCGGAGCACCTCCTGCCCAACACCCCCAATCAATTCCTGCCCGACACCCGAGAGCATCGCCGCGCCCGCACCCTGCGCCGCCTGCGCCCTCGCACCCTCCGAGACCTCCGCACCCGCACAGAACGCGGCGCCGCAACCGCCGAGTACGCCGTCACGATCGTCGCCGCCTGCGGCCTAGGCGGCATCTTGGTAGCCCTCCTCAAATCCCCCGTCATGCAGAACGCCCTCAAAGCCCTCATCAACTACGCCCTGAAACTCGCCGGCGTAGACGGCGTGCACCTCTAA
- a CDS encoding response regulator gives MPDRIRLLLVDDQILSRGLLRSGLERERDLEIVAELNRTDDVVGAAKRHRANVALLDAAGPGNHSITVTTKLRTSIPECRVVMLTTYGRPVHLRRGLDAGAKGFALKGCPAPQLADAVRRVHLGLRVVDANLAAETLQYSETPLDQNETETLRAAREGGSVALMARKLQVSERVVRTRLWSAIGKTGARTRSDAIQLAEQNGWLLD, from the coding sequence TTGCCCGACCGGATTCGGCTGTTGCTGGTCGACGACCAGATCCTCAGCCGAGGCTTGCTCCGCAGCGGTCTGGAGCGCGAGCGCGATCTGGAGATCGTTGCCGAGCTCAACAGAACAGACGACGTCGTGGGTGCCGCGAAGCGACACCGCGCGAACGTCGCTCTGCTCGATGCGGCGGGCCCGGGGAACCACAGCATCACCGTCACCACCAAGCTGCGGACGTCGATTCCGGAATGCCGCGTCGTCATGCTCACTACGTACGGACGCCCGGTGCATCTCCGCCGCGGTCTCGACGCGGGCGCGAAAGGGTTCGCGCTGAAGGGCTGTCCGGCGCCGCAGCTCGCTGATGCGGTACGCCGGGTGCACCTGGGTCTCCGTGTGGTCGATGCGAACCTCGCGGCTGAGACCTTGCAGTACTCCGAGACCCCGCTCGACCAGAATGAGACCGAGACCCTGCGCGCCGCCCGCGAAGGTGGATCCGTTGCGTTGATGGCACGGAAGCTGCAGGTCTCCGAGCGCGTCGTACGCACCCGCCTCTGGTCCGCAATCGGCAAGACCGGCGCCCGCACCCGCTCCGATGCCATCCAACTAGCCGAACAAAACGGCTGGCTCCTCGACTAG
- a CDS encoding CehA/McbA family metallohydrolase: MAVTSYRRRWTLDDRAESPWHSLPVDIPADCPGLLVTLTIPPVEGAVIDIGCEGAAGWRGWSGGARQTFAITPDAATPGYLPGDLEPGTWSIVLGLHRIPVEGVELLVEATTGPVDNIPGLNGYADATAAIAVPPRPPRRTLPASSGLKWIAGDFHAHSLHSDGSTPVANLAALGLSAGLDVLAVTDHNTVAHHAELPALSNRFGIGLIPGQEVTTDTGHANAFGEIGVIDFRRPASTWVSEVARRGGLLSINHPLGGDCAWRHPLLEHPPLAEIWHSSWLDHTWGGPISWWQAWGLEGTTPIGGSDWHNPTSFTPPGSPTTWIAVDADAEGPTELVTAALAGLSAGRTALTWSYAAPALVRADDELVAIGAANALVISPDGTRHPVRSSTERIPAAAGPHILVTHTGEFLATCA; this comes from the coding sequence ATGGCTGTGACTTCGTATCGTCGACGTTGGACGTTGGACGATCGGGCCGAGTCCCCCTGGCACTCGCTCCCCGTCGACATCCCGGCTGACTGCCCCGGTCTTCTCGTCACGCTCACCATCCCGCCGGTCGAAGGCGCCGTCATCGACATCGGCTGCGAAGGCGCAGCCGGCTGGCGCGGCTGGTCCGGCGGCGCCCGCCAAACGTTCGCCATCACCCCCGACGCCGCCACCCCCGGCTACCTCCCCGGCGACCTCGAACCAGGCACCTGGTCGATCGTCCTCGGCCTCCACCGCATCCCGGTCGAAGGCGTCGAACTCCTCGTCGAAGCCACCACCGGCCCCGTCGACAACATCCCCGGCCTCAACGGGTACGCCGACGCGACAGCCGCCATCGCAGTACCGCCGCGACCACCACGCCGTACGCTCCCCGCCTCCTCCGGACTGAAGTGGATCGCCGGCGACTTCCACGCCCACTCGCTCCACTCCGACGGCTCCACTCCGGTCGCCAACCTCGCCGCACTCGGGCTCTCGGCCGGCCTCGACGTACTCGCCGTCACCGACCACAACACCGTCGCCCACCACGCCGAACTCCCCGCGCTCAGCAACCGCTTCGGCATCGGCCTCATCCCCGGCCAGGAAGTCACCACCGACACCGGCCACGCCAACGCGTTCGGCGAGATCGGCGTGATCGACTTCCGCCGTCCCGCCTCCACCTGGGTCTCCGAGGTCGCCCGCCGCGGTGGTCTCCTCTCGATCAACCACCCCCTCGGCGGCGACTGCGCCTGGCGCCACCCGCTCCTCGAACACCCACCCCTGGCCGAGATCTGGCACTCCTCCTGGCTGGACCACACCTGGGGCGGCCCCATCTCGTGGTGGCAGGCCTGGGGCCTGGAAGGCACCACCCCCATCGGCGGCAGCGACTGGCACAACCCCACCTCGTTCACACCACCCGGCTCCCCCACCACCTGGATCGCCGTAGACGCCGACGCCGAAGGCCCGACCGAGTTGGTGACCGCCGCCCTCGCCGGCCTGTCTGCGGGGCGAACCGCCCTCACCTGGTCCTACGCGGCTCCTGCCCTGGTTCGAGCCGATGACGAACTCGTCGCGATCGGCGCCGCCAACGCCCTCGTCATTTCCCCGGACGGCACCCGTCACCCCGTCCGTTCGTCCACTGAACGCATCCCTGCCGCCGCCGGCCCGCATATCCTCGTCACCCACACGGGCGAGTTCCTGGCGACGTGCGCCTGA
- the ssd gene encoding septum site-determining protein Ssd, translated as MDTNSPPTSVLMATTNEALLDDLLRLAAAASITPQVEPDLHGLRRNWHTCSLVVIGRDLAEPLARLQPTQRPGVVVVGSALDGDDLYRCAFDVGADVVCRLPDDESMLAGKLADALDGVNRKAVTLAFVGGCGGAGATTLAAAVAVLGNRRGFRTMLIDGDPLGGGIELALGIERDPGDRWPKLLNASGRVSAAALRSALPSVDGLAVLSWDQSDVTVLPPDTMSSVIGAAQRSNDLVVLDLPRRADPTVEEGFIRSTATLLVVPCDVRSVAAAKRLSGPLRSVAGDLRVVARTTRPALSPVDVSTHLSLPLATKLGIDRTLPTAMDQGHFTPTPRSPLARAATTLLNLFNLPDPATA; from the coding sequence ATGGACACGAACTCACCACCCACCTCGGTGCTCATGGCAACTACCAACGAAGCTCTCCTCGACGATCTGTTGCGTCTGGCCGCGGCCGCATCGATCACGCCGCAGGTCGAGCCCGACCTGCACGGCCTCCGGCGCAACTGGCACACCTGCTCGCTGGTGGTCATCGGCCGCGACCTGGCCGAGCCGTTGGCGCGCCTCCAGCCCACCCAACGACCAGGAGTCGTGGTGGTCGGTTCCGCGCTCGACGGCGACGATCTGTATCGCTGCGCCTTCGACGTCGGCGCCGATGTCGTCTGCCGCCTACCCGACGATGAGTCCATGCTCGCCGGCAAACTGGCCGACGCTCTGGACGGTGTGAATCGCAAGGCGGTCACTCTCGCCTTCGTGGGCGGCTGCGGGGGAGCGGGTGCCACCACGCTCGCCGCTGCTGTCGCGGTCCTCGGCAATCGCCGCGGCTTCCGGACGATGCTGATCGACGGTGATCCACTCGGCGGCGGTATAGAGCTTGCCCTAGGCATCGAACGTGATCCGGGCGACCGCTGGCCCAAGCTCCTCAACGCCTCCGGCCGTGTCAGCGCCGCAGCCCTCCGTTCGGCGCTGCCATCCGTAGACGGTCTCGCCGTACTGTCCTGGGATCAGTCCGACGTCACCGTCTTGCCGCCCGACACCATGAGCTCGGTCATCGGCGCCGCCCAACGCAGCAACGACCTCGTCGTCCTGGACCTCCCACGCCGCGCTGACCCCACCGTCGAGGAAGGCTTCATCCGCTCCACCGCGACCCTCTTGGTCGTCCCGTGCGACGTCCGCTCGGTCGCCGCCGCCAAGCGACTCTCCGGCCCTCTCCGCTCCGTCGCCGGCGACCTCCGCGTAGTAGCCCGCACCACCCGCCCAGCCCTCTCACCCGTCGACGTCTCCACCCACCTCTCCTTGCCTCTAGCAACAAAACTCGGCATCGACCGCACCCTCCCCACCGCCATGGACCAAGGCCACTTCACCCCCACCCCCCGAAGCCCCTTGGCCCGAGCCGCCACAACCCTCCTCAACCTCTTCAACCTCCCAGACCCGGCAACCGCATGA
- a CDS encoding ABC transporter ATP-binding protein: protein MAGIDIEGLATVYPNGVRAVDGLDLHVADGEFFALLGPSGCGKTTLLRTIAGLEAASEGTVRIDSADVTRMEPGKRGVAMVFQDYALFPHMNVSENITYPLKVRRVAAATRADVATRTAGELSLQGLLERKPAQLSGGQQQRVALARAIASEGKVLLLDEPLSNLDARLRLEARTFLKKLQRDLGITTVFVTHDQAEALALADRIAVMDSGKLRQLGSPREVFARPANTFVANFIGSTPMNLLPGKVSASSGAGAVSVAGGSLPATTDSVPADAEVTVGIRPEYLTVASGDITGPALRGIVVVAENLGTQSLVTVDCDGTLVGVTVPEEAEPTAGSPVVLTAPSSRVLLYDRTTGELLSHQPTPVAS from the coding sequence ATGGCGGGCATCGACATCGAAGGCCTCGCAACCGTCTACCCGAACGGCGTCCGCGCCGTCGACGGGCTGGACCTGCACGTGGCCGACGGCGAGTTCTTCGCCCTCCTCGGCCCGTCCGGCTGCGGCAAGACAACCCTGCTCCGGACCATCGCCGGTCTGGAAGCCGCGAGCGAGGGCACGGTCCGGATCGACTCGGCCGACGTGACGCGGATGGAACCGGGCAAGCGTGGCGTCGCGATGGTCTTCCAGGACTACGCGCTCTTCCCCCACATGAACGTCTCCGAGAACATCACCTACCCCTTGAAGGTACGCAGGGTCGCCGCGGCCACGCGGGCCGACGTTGCTACTCGCACTGCCGGCGAACTGTCGTTGCAGGGGCTGCTCGAACGGAAGCCGGCGCAGCTGTCTGGTGGGCAGCAGCAACGTGTCGCGCTTGCGCGGGCCATCGCATCCGAAGGCAAGGTGCTGCTCCTGGATGAGCCGCTGTCGAACCTCGACGCCCGGCTGCGTCTGGAAGCCCGTACCTTTCTGAAGAAGCTGCAACGCGACCTCGGCATCACGACGGTCTTCGTCACCCACGACCAGGCGGAAGCCCTCGCTCTGGCCGACCGCATCGCCGTAATGGACTCGGGCAAGCTCCGGCAGCTCGGCTCGCCTCGCGAGGTGTTTGCCCGCCCTGCCAACACTTTCGTCGCCAACTTCATCGGCTCCACTCCGATGAACCTGCTTCCCGGCAAGGTCTCCGCGTCGTCCGGCGCCGGGGCCGTCTCCGTGGCGGGCGGTTCGTTGCCTGCTACAACCGATTCCGTTCCTGCCGACGCCGAGGTGACGGTCGGCATCCGGCCCGAGTACCTCACCGTCGCCTCAGGCGACATCACCGGCCCGGCCCTCCGCGGCATCGTGGTCGTCGCCGAGAACCTCGGCACCCAATCGCTGGTCACCGTCGACTGCGACGGCACCTTGGTCGGCGTCACCGTCCCCGAAGAAGCCGAACCCACCGCCGGCAGCCCAGTAGTCCTCACCGCCCCCTCCTCCCGAGTCCTCCTCTACGACCGCACCACCGGCGAACTCCTATCCCACCAACCAACCCCAGTCGCCTCATGA
- a CDS encoding pilus assembly protein TadG-related protein, whose product MTRSERGSATIHTLLAAALLFTALAAAIVWSTISTARHKLTTAADLTALSAAQSLTTPSATDSAPATGSAPATDSAPATDSTHATATSLNRQRLPTANPRNADLPPTTRPTTPCETAARIATLNNVHLTNCDVTADSATIEVSLELDLPFGHRTLSATARAGPL is encoded by the coding sequence GTGACCCGCTCGGAGCGAGGCAGCGCCACCATCCACACCCTCCTGGCCGCCGCACTCCTATTCACTGCCCTGGCCGCAGCCATCGTCTGGTCCACCATTTCCACCGCCCGCCACAAACTCACCACCGCAGCCGACTTAACCGCCCTGAGCGCCGCCCAATCCCTGACGACACCGTCGGCCACCGACTCCGCACCGGCCACCGGCTCCGCACCGGCCACCGACTCCGCACCGGCCACCGACTCCACGCACGCGACAGCCACCTCCCTGAACAGACAACGACTCCCCACCGCAAACCCGCGAAACGCTGATCTGCCCCCGACCACCAGACCCACAACCCCATGCGAAACAGCCGCCCGCATCGCGACGCTGAACAACGTCCACCTGACCAACTGCGACGTAACCGCTGACTCTGCAACCATCGAGGTGTCCCTCGAGCTAGACCTTCCGTTCGGCCATCGAACCCTCAGCGCTACCGCACGAGCCGGTCCACTTTGA
- a CDS encoding type II secretion system F family protein has translation MPPAFLAATAVALSIHLLRPPRSDLRRLTRPQPRTRPRAPTHHHLAATATALAAVLLIGLPWGAIPAAIALYAVPRALSGLEPAATKQRSAQIARDLPLAIDLLTACLRASRPPQHALTLVADALPGPLADLFTKIAHHLTLGADPSTAWAYLRTEPSCAPMARAITRSLRSGAPLSKTLEHLADETRRSHHHTADQQARATESRAALPLGLCFLPAFVFLSIVPTIADSLLPYVLTP, from the coding sequence ATGCCCCCCGCATTCCTCGCCGCCACAGCAGTTGCCCTAAGCATCCATCTCCTCCGACCACCCCGCTCCGACCTCCGCCGCCTAACCCGCCCCCAACCCCGCACCCGCCCGCGAGCTCCGACCCACCACCACCTAGCAGCAACCGCCACAGCCCTAGCCGCCGTACTCCTCATCGGCCTCCCCTGGGGCGCAATCCCAGCAGCCATCGCCTTGTACGCCGTCCCACGAGCCCTCTCCGGCCTAGAACCAGCCGCCACGAAGCAACGCAGCGCACAGATCGCCCGCGACCTCCCACTCGCCATCGATCTACTGACCGCCTGCCTACGAGCCAGCCGCCCACCCCAACACGCTCTGACCCTTGTAGCCGACGCCCTACCCGGCCCCCTGGCCGACCTCTTCACCAAGATCGCCCACCACCTAACCCTCGGCGCAGACCCATCCACCGCCTGGGCTTACCTACGCACCGAGCCCTCCTGCGCCCCCATGGCCCGAGCCATCACCCGCTCACTCCGCTCCGGCGCCCCACTCTCCAAAACCCTTGAACACCTGGCCGACGAAACCCGCCGCTCCCACCACCACACCGCCGACCAACAAGCAAGAGCCACCGAGTCCCGCGCCGCCCTCCCTCTGGGCCTCTGCTTCCTCCCAGCCTTCGTCTTCCTCTCAATAGTCCCCACCATCGCCGATTCCCTGCTCCCTTACGTCCTCACCCCGTAA
- a CDS encoding TadA family conjugal transfer-associated ATPase: protein MTATDVPAGLLDRVRGTLALSGAEPTPVQVAAALRADGTICGDSMVLAVVNALRREALGAGPLDSLLAEPGVTDILVNGPDEVYIDRGRGLEFVAIRTGDEPAIRRLATRLAAAAGRRLDDSTPYVDVRLSDGTRFHAVLAPIAAPGTCLSLRVPSRKVFTLDDLVKAGALPQAGVPILRDLLDSRLAFLISGGTGTGKTTLLNSLLSLTDPSERLVLVEDASELRPDHPHVVRLEARPPNVEGTGEISLRDLVRQALRMRPDRLVVGEVRGPEVVDLLIALNTGHEGGCGTIHANSAADVPARLEALGALAGLTREAIHSQITSALHTVIHLTRTPTGHRRIAEIHTFTPNPNGPPTTHPAVTFHPDDTLTLHPPAHLFTKLSTTAVGAE, encoded by the coding sequence ATGACCGCCACCGACGTCCCGGCCGGCCTTCTCGACCGCGTCCGAGGCACCCTCGCTCTGAGCGGCGCCGAGCCCACCCCCGTCCAGGTAGCGGCAGCCCTCCGCGCCGACGGCACCATCTGCGGTGACTCGATGGTCCTCGCAGTCGTGAACGCCCTCCGCCGCGAAGCGCTAGGCGCCGGCCCTCTCGACAGCCTCCTCGCCGAGCCCGGCGTAACCGACATCCTCGTCAACGGCCCCGACGAGGTCTACATCGACCGAGGACGCGGTCTCGAGTTCGTAGCCATCCGCACCGGCGACGAACCCGCCATCCGACGCCTCGCCACCAGACTCGCCGCCGCAGCAGGCCGCCGCCTCGACGACTCCACGCCGTACGTCGACGTCCGCCTCTCCGACGGCACCCGCTTCCACGCCGTACTCGCTCCGATCGCCGCTCCCGGAACCTGCCTCTCCCTCCGCGTCCCCTCCCGCAAGGTCTTCACCCTCGACGACCTCGTAAAAGCGGGCGCCCTCCCTCAAGCCGGCGTCCCAATCCTCCGCGACCTACTCGACTCCCGCCTGGCATTCCTCATCAGCGGTGGCACCGGCACAGGCAAAACCACCCTCCTGAACTCCCTCCTCTCTCTGACCGACCCATCCGAGCGACTGGTCCTGGTAGAGGACGCCAGCGAACTACGCCCCGACCACCCACACGTCGTCCGCCTCGAAGCTCGCCCGCCCAACGTAGAAGGCACCGGCGAAATCTCCCTCCGAGACCTAGTCCGCCAAGCCCTCCGCATGCGCCCCGATCGCCTGGTAGTCGGAGAGGTCAGAGGCCCCGAGGTTGTAGACCTCCTCATCGCCTTGAACACAGGCCACGAAGGCGGCTGCGGCACCATCCACGCCAACTCCGCCGCCGACGTACCCGCCCGCCTAGAAGCCCTAGGCGCCCTGGCCGGCCTCACCCGAGAAGCCATCCACAGCCAGATCACCTCAGCCTTACACACCGTCATCCACCTAACCCGAACCCCCACCGGCCACCGCCGAATAGCCGAGATCCACACCTTCACCCCGAACCCCAACGGCCCTCCAACCACCCACCCCGCCGTCACCTTCCACCCCGACGACACCCTCACCCTCCACCCACCAGCCCACCTCTTCACCAAGCTCTCGACGACTGCAGTGGGCGCGGAATGA